From a region of the Crocosphaera sp. UHCC 0190 genome:
- a CDS encoding TauD/TfdA family dioxygenase has protein sequence MLKLNDQTLAVWEAAANSTAIPTVITPSTPDITFEHFVEWINNHRESLNQVLMELGALLLRGFKCNSAEDFESVCKTFSPELLNYIGGGSPRTIVKNRVYTSTHYPAQQHIMLHNECSYLKKMPSILFFFCQQPPTDRGETPIGDMRRVLEKISPDIRDKFAEKGVTYISNLHGGKGFNRSWQETFQTDDRSKVEQILTADGYDYQWKADGGLQTSLTCPGIRNHPITGKAYWGNQAINWHPHEFDAKQRQLLLSLYGENGLPKNARYGDGTPISDQEIDHIREVLLSEEVVFNWQQGDILICDNQAIAHGRQPFTGERKILVSMA, from the coding sequence ATGCTTAAATTAAACGATCAAACCCTTGCTGTCTGGGAAGCAGCAGCCAATTCTACTGCTATTCCCACCGTAATCACTCCCAGTACACCAGATATTACCTTTGAGCATTTTGTGGAGTGGATTAATAACCATCGTGAATCACTCAATCAAGTCCTGATGGAATTAGGGGCCTTGTTATTGAGAGGGTTTAAGTGCAATTCAGCAGAAGACTTTGAATCAGTTTGTAAGACTTTTTCTCCCGAATTGCTGAATTATATTGGTGGGGGATCGCCCCGTACTATTGTGAAAAATCGGGTTTATACTAGCACCCATTATCCTGCTCAGCAACACATTATGCTGCATAATGAGTGTTCTTATTTAAAAAAGATGCCAAGCATACTGTTCTTTTTTTGCCAACAACCACCAACTGATCGCGGAGAAACTCCTATTGGTGATATGCGTCGTGTTTTAGAGAAAATCTCCCCAGATATTCGAGATAAATTTGCCGAGAAAGGGGTTACTTATATTAGTAATTTACATGGAGGAAAAGGATTTAATCGTTCTTGGCAAGAAACCTTTCAAACTGATGATCGCAGCAAAGTTGAACAGATTTTAACCGCAGATGGTTATGATTATCAGTGGAAAGCAGATGGAGGGTTACAAACATCCCTGACTTGTCCAGGAATTCGCAATCATCCCATCACAGGAAAAGCTTATTGGGGAAATCAAGCCATTAATTGGCATCCTCATGAATTTGATGCGAAACAACGTCAATTGCTGTTATCTTTGTATGGAGAAAATGGTTTACCCAAGAATGCCCGTTATGGAGATGGCACCCCCATCAGTGATCAAGAAATTGATCACATCCGCGAGGTGCTGCTTTCTGAAGAAGTGGTATTTAATTGGCAACAGGGGGATATTTTAATCTGTGATAACCAGGCGATCGCCCATGGGAGACAACCCTTTACTGGAGAAAGAAAGATTCTTGTTTCAATGGCCTAG
- a CDS encoding AMP-binding protein codes for MAKNQDFQTVREWLLENSQQFSQKKAIIDVERLGITYHQLGECLHQLVNQLNSLGIARNDVVVVSLPDGGNTLVTILGVAATAIVFPLNTNSRLEEFNYYFDQIQVSAVIVEANSSSEIVKVAKNRGICILELNCETGETVGSFRLSASAQIAAPKYDVPQLDDPLIYIGTAGSTSTPKIVSLTHKSIYISIAHAAQWMKLSEDDCSLCVMPFAHLHSIVRSTFPGLLTGGSVVCTSGFDPARMLTWINQYHPSYFTAVPSIYRALLKRIERIGWSLSPESRLRLLITGSDAINAETITQVQKVFGVPLLQFYGLSEVSPLLATLPHPSLSYPSGAVGQVNPVWTIKCLDTEGKEVPIGQEGEITVKGGIINHLVGKNIDPDGQKIREGWLQTGDLGRLDDNGFLFYTGRVDDRINRGGKKISARQLESILIAHPDVVQAVVFPVPDTIYGQKVGTAIIPKDGVNLTSQILREYLLTRVSDYQIPEYIVFTDQIPLSHAGKIQRKKLAQYFELKESTTSVLPEQPLTVDPDQTTERLIADVFKRILGLTEVKITDSFFELGGNSLTALELLHAIQTYFGKTLSIATLLENPTPQGLAIAIKQQGWVAKASGLLGIQPEGNYPPLFAFTGLWGFPTAYRQLAQLIRESDHPLWAMGNPEVDSIEEMGKICLGDMRQIQSTGPYYLMGYSFGGLLALEVTKQLEQQEEKVASVILLDPAKFRKNVSQGQFFSMVRDELRQAKQTFQQNLRLKNHPFREIIHRNLKARDSYDRPKVNTQAMLIVTQERVAENPDYVQKWLSLFGAKSTSLVLEVGHTMLDEPHVSQVAPHIKDYLLNLT; via the coding sequence ATGGCAAAAAATCAAGATTTTCAGACAGTTAGAGAATGGTTACTCGAAAACAGTCAACAGTTTTCTCAGAAAAAAGCGATTATTGATGTTGAACGTTTGGGAATTACTTATCATCAATTAGGAGAGTGCCTACATCAACTGGTTAATCAGTTAAATTCTCTGGGAATTGCCCGTAATGATGTTGTTGTCGTCAGCTTACCCGATGGAGGTAATACCCTGGTGACAATTCTAGGGGTGGCTGCCACAGCGATTGTTTTTCCTCTTAATACTAATAGTCGTTTAGAAGAATTTAACTACTACTTCGATCAAATTCAGGTTAGTGCTGTCATTGTAGAAGCAAATTCCAGCAGTGAGATAGTCAAAGTGGCTAAAAACAGGGGGATCTGCATTCTAGAATTAAATTGTGAGACAGGTGAGACTGTAGGAAGTTTTCGTCTGTCTGCTTCTGCTCAAATTGCCGCACCTAAATATGATGTTCCACAGCTTGATGATCCCTTAATTTATATTGGCACGGCTGGCTCAACTTCAACCCCAAAAATTGTTTCTTTGACCCATAAAAGTATTTATATTTCCATCGCTCATGCTGCACAATGGATGAAATTAAGTGAAGATGACTGTTCTTTATGCGTTATGCCTTTTGCCCATCTTCATAGTATTGTACGTTCTACTTTTCCGGGATTACTCACAGGAGGCAGTGTTGTTTGTACATCTGGGTTTGATCCAGCACGGATGTTAACCTGGATTAATCAGTATCATCCCTCTTATTTTACGGCGGTTCCTAGTATTTATCGAGCATTATTAAAGCGCATTGAGAGAATCGGATGGTCATTATCTCCTGAGAGTCGTTTACGCTTATTGATTACGGGTTCCGACGCTATTAATGCCGAAACGATCACCCAAGTACAAAAGGTTTTTGGGGTTCCTTTGCTACAATTTTACGGTTTATCAGAAGTTTCGCCCCTATTAGCCACTTTACCCCATCCCTCCCTATCCTATCCTTCTGGTGCTGTTGGTCAAGTTAACCCTGTCTGGACGATTAAATGTCTTGATACAGAAGGAAAAGAAGTTCCTATCGGTCAAGAAGGAGAAATTACCGTCAAGGGAGGGATTATTAATCATTTAGTCGGTAAAAATATTGATCCTGATGGCCAGAAAATTCGGGAAGGATGGTTACAGACAGGAGATTTAGGTCGTCTTGATGATAACGGATTTTTATTCTACACAGGACGAGTAGATGATCGCATTAATCGGGGAGGAAAGAAAATATCTGCCCGTCAACTGGAATCTATACTAATTGCTCACCCTGATGTAGTTCAAGCAGTGGTATTTCCTGTTCCTGATACGATTTATGGTCAAAAAGTAGGTACAGCAATTATCCCTAAAGATGGAGTTAACCTGACATCTCAAATTCTACGGGAATATCTCTTAACACGGGTATCTGATTATCAAATTCCTGAGTATATTGTCTTTACTGATCAAATTCCTTTGTCTCATGCGGGTAAAATTCAACGCAAAAAACTAGCCCAATATTTTGAGTTGAAGGAGTCAACTACATCTGTTTTACCGGAGCAACCTTTAACCGTTGATCCTGATCAAACCACAGAGAGATTAATAGCTGATGTTTTTAAGCGAATTTTAGGATTAACTGAGGTCAAAATCACCGATAGCTTTTTTGAATTAGGGGGAAATTCCCTGACTGCACTAGAATTACTCCATGCTATTCAAACTTATTTTGGTAAAACCCTCTCTATTGCTACCTTACTAGAAAATCCCACCCCTCAAGGATTGGCGATCGCTATTAAACAACAGGGATGGGTTGCTAAAGCGTCGGGGTTATTAGGAATACAACCCGAAGGAAATTATCCACCATTGTTTGCCTTTACGGGATTATGGGGATTTCCTACCGCTTATCGACAATTAGCCCAATTAATTCGTGAGAGTGATCATCCTCTTTGGGCAATGGGTAATCCTGAAGTAGATAGCATTGAGGAAATGGGGAAAATTTGTCTGGGGGATATGCGTCAAATTCAATCCACTGGTCCATATTACCTCATGGGTTATTCCTTCGGTGGATTATTAGCCCTCGAAGTGACCAAACAACTGGAACAGCAAGAAGAAAAGGTCGCTTCTGTCATTCTTTTAGATCCAGCTAAATTTCGCAAAAATGTTTCTCAAGGTCAATTTTTTTCGATGGTGAGAGATGAATTGCGCCAGGCAAAACAAACCTTTCAACAAAATCTTCGCTTAAAAAATCATCCTTTCCGGGAAATAATCCATCGCAATCTAAAAGCTAGGGATAGTTATGATCGCCCAAAAGTTAACACTCAAGCCATGCTCATTGTCACTCAAGAAAGAGTTGCCGAAAATCCCGACTATGTGCAAAAATGGCTTAGTTTATTTGGGGCAAAAAGTACCTCTTTGGTACTAGAAGTGGGACACACCATGCTTGATGAACCTCATGTTAGTCAAGTCGCGCCCCATATTAAAGACTATTTGTTGAATTTAACCTAG
- the cysK gene encoding cysteine synthase A — MKIAHDITELIGRTPLVRLNRIPQAEGCVAQIVVKLEGMNPAASVKDRIGVNMINAAEREGLIIPGKTLLVEPTSGNTGIALAMAAAAKGYKLILTMPETMSKERRAMLKAYGAQLELTPGSEGMSGCIRRAQELVDTLPNAYMLQQFNNPANPEIHRLTTAEEIWEDTNGRVDILIAGVGTGGTITGIAEVIKQRKATFQAIAVEPENSPVLSGGKPGGHKIQGIGAGFVPEVLKVELIDEVVTVTDEEAMSYGRRLAREEGLLSGISTGAALSAAIKVGQRPENIGKLIVMIQPSFGERYLSTPLFQDLEPPQLAMMN; from the coding sequence ATGAAAATTGCCCACGACATTACAGAATTAATTGGTCGGACTCCCCTTGTGCGATTAAATCGTATTCCCCAAGCAGAGGGCTGTGTAGCTCAAATTGTGGTGAAATTAGAAGGAATGAACCCTGCGGCCTCGGTTAAAGACCGGATTGGGGTTAATATGATTAATGCAGCCGAACGGGAAGGGTTGATTATTCCAGGCAAAACCCTATTAGTAGAACCCACATCAGGGAATACAGGTATCGCCTTAGCGATGGCCGCCGCAGCCAAAGGTTATAAATTAATCTTAACTATGCCCGAAACCATGAGTAAAGAACGTCGGGCCATGTTAAAAGCTTATGGAGCCCAATTAGAATTAACCCCTGGCAGTGAAGGCATGAGTGGTTGTATTCGTCGGGCCCAAGAATTAGTAGACACCCTGCCCAATGCTTATATGTTGCAACAATTTAATAATCCTGCTAACCCGGAGATTCATCGTTTAACTACAGCAGAGGAAATTTGGGAAGATACCAATGGACGGGTGGATATTTTAATTGCTGGAGTGGGGACAGGGGGAACTATTACTGGAATTGCAGAAGTCATTAAACAACGAAAAGCCACCTTTCAAGCGATCGCCGTTGAACCGGAAAATAGCCCCGTCTTATCAGGAGGTAAACCAGGAGGGCATAAAATTCAAGGCATTGGGGCTGGTTTTGTGCCAGAAGTCCTCAAAGTAGAATTAATTGACGAAGTGGTGACAGTGACGGATGAAGAGGCCATGAGTTATGGCAGACGACTGGCCAGGGAAGAAGGCTTACTTTCAGGAATTTCCACAGGGGCCGCCCTATCTGCGGCCATAAAAGTTGGACAACGCCCCGAAAATATCGGTAAACTAATCGTAATGATTCAACCCAGTTTCGGCGAACGTTACTTAAGTACACCCCTATTCCAAGACCTAGAACCGCCTCAGTTGGCGATGATGAATTGA
- a CDS encoding J domain-containing protein yields the protein MTSTNHYQILELSQSASQTEIKQAYRRLAKQFHPDSQTKTANHDQIIRINAAYEILGDPQQRHNYDRQFLPNYPSSQRQQRTATAQYYYQRQRAAEQASAGLIDEWLKNVYQPVDRLVSRIIYQLNEQIDALAADPFDDELMAVFQDYLRSCHSHLQQAKHIFDSQPNPPKLAKVAAALYYCLNQVGDGIDELDWFSCNYDDSHLHTGQELFRIGYQLLNEAQMTVQGMRS from the coding sequence ATGACATCTACTAATCATTACCAAATCCTCGAACTCAGTCAAAGTGCCAGCCAAACAGAAATTAAACAGGCTTATCGGCGGCTAGCCAAACAATTCCATCCTGATAGTCAGACTAAAACTGCTAACCACGATCAGATTATTCGTATCAATGCCGCTTATGAGATATTAGGTGATCCTCAGCAGAGGCATAATTATGATCGGCAATTTCTTCCTAACTATCCCTCGTCCCAACGACAACAACGCACAGCCACGGCCCAATATTATTATCAACGTCAACGAGCAGCCGAACAAGCATCAGCAGGGTTAATTGATGAATGGTTAAAAAATGTTTATCAACCCGTTGATCGCTTAGTTTCTCGGATTATTTATCAGTTGAATGAACAAATTGATGCTTTAGCTGCCGATCCCTTTGACGATGAATTAATGGCAGTATTTCAAGATTATTTACGCTCATGTCACAGCCATTTACAACAAGCAAAACATATTTTTGACTCCCAACCAAATCCCCCTAAATTAGCTAAAGTGGCTGCCGCGCTTTATTATTGCTTAAATCAGGTAGGGGATGGCATTGACGAATTAGACTGGTTTTCCTGTAATTATGATGACTCCCATTTACATACAGGTCAAGAACTTTTTCGCATTGGTTATCAGTTGCTTAATGAAGCTCAAATGACGGTTCAAGGGATGAGGAGTTGA
- the secA gene encoding preprotein translocase subunit SecA, with amino-acid sequence MLKALFGDPNTRKVKKFQPIVTDVNLLEEDIQKLSDGQLREKTIEFRAALDKANNDEELEDILDEILPEAFAVVREAGIRVLGMRHFDVQLLGGMVLHKGQIAEMKTGEGKTLVATLPAYLNGLTGRGVHVVTVNDYLARRDAEWMGQVHRFLGLTVGLIQSGMNPEERKKNYACDITYTTNSELGFDYLRDNMATSMAEVVQRPPNYCIIDEVDSILIDEARTPLIISGQVERPTEKYLKASEIAKQLEEQESEDDPKDYEVDEKARNVLMTDQGFEKAEQLLGVQDLYDQENPWAHYIFNAIKAKELFTKDVNYIVKNKEVVIVDEFTGRVLAGRRWSDGLHQAIEAKEGVPIQRETQTLATITYQNFFLLYSKLSGMTGTAKTEETELEKVYNLQVTIIPTNRPSQRYDLPDVVYKTEPAKWQAVANEVEELYQQGRPILVGTTSVEKSEVIASLLRQKNIPHNILNARPENVERESEIVAQAGRKGAVTIATNMAGRGTDIILGGNSDYMARLKIREYLMPQIVMPEDDNLMAGGMGGNSRRPQGFGKDKKKKKWQPSADIFPTKLSEGTENLIKEAVKLAVTEYGQQSLSELEAEEKIAIASENAPTDDLVIQKLREVYKAIRKEYDALTDKEHDEVVESGGLHVMGTERHESRRIDNQLRGRAGRQGDPGSTKFFLSLEDNLLRIFGGDRVAGLMNAFRVEEDMPIESKMLTRSLEGAQKKVETFYYDTRKQVFEYDEVMNNQRRAIYAERRRVLEGLDLKEQVLQYAEKTMDEIVDAYVNPELPPEEWDVENLVNKVKEFVYLLQDLTAKEMEDMTVSEMKIFLHEEVRKAYDLKEDEVDKVRPGLMREAERFFILQQIDTLWREHLQSMDALRESIGLRGYGQKDPLIEYKQEGYEMFLEMMIDIRRNVVYSLFQFQPQGQPQAV; translated from the coding sequence ATGCTTAAAGCTCTATTTGGTGATCCTAACACCCGAAAAGTTAAGAAATTTCAACCCATTGTTACAGATGTTAACCTGCTGGAAGAAGATATTCAGAAATTATCTGATGGCCAATTGAGGGAAAAAACTATCGAATTTCGAGCAGCCCTCGATAAAGCCAACAACGATGAGGAATTAGAGGATATTTTAGACGAAATCCTACCGGAAGCCTTTGCTGTGGTACGAGAAGCAGGTATCCGTGTCTTAGGAATGCGTCATTTTGATGTACAACTACTCGGTGGAATGGTTCTCCATAAAGGGCAAATCGCCGAAATGAAGACAGGGGAAGGAAAAACCCTGGTAGCTACCCTGCCAGCCTATCTTAATGGACTGACAGGAAGAGGCGTTCATGTTGTCACCGTCAACGACTATTTGGCCCGTCGGGACGCAGAATGGATGGGACAAGTACACCGTTTCTTAGGGTTAACCGTGGGACTCATTCAGTCAGGAATGAACCCCGAAGAACGCAAGAAAAACTATGCTTGTGATATTACTTATACAACTAACAGTGAATTAGGCTTTGATTATTTACGGGACAACATGGCCACCTCCATGGCCGAAGTGGTACAACGTCCCCCTAATTACTGCATTATTGACGAAGTTGACTCGATTTTAATTGATGAAGCCCGCACCCCCTTAATTATTTCTGGGCAAGTAGAAAGGCCCACAGAAAAATATCTTAAAGCCTCGGAAATTGCCAAACAACTCGAAGAACAAGAATCAGAAGACGACCCTAAAGATTACGAAGTAGACGAAAAAGCCCGCAACGTTTTAATGACAGATCAAGGATTTGAAAAAGCTGAACAATTACTCGGTGTTCAAGACCTTTATGATCAAGAAAATCCTTGGGCCCACTATATTTTTAATGCCATCAAAGCTAAAGAATTATTCACCAAAGATGTGAATTATATCGTTAAAAATAAAGAAGTGGTCATCGTTGATGAATTTACCGGACGGGTATTAGCAGGAAGACGTTGGAGTGATGGACTTCACCAAGCGATCGAGGCTAAAGAAGGGGTTCCCATTCAACGGGAAACTCAAACCCTAGCCACCATTACCTATCAAAACTTTTTCTTGTTATATTCTAAACTCTCAGGCATGACCGGAACCGCCAAAACGGAAGAAACGGAACTGGAAAAAGTCTATAACCTTCAAGTAACCATTATTCCCACTAACCGGCCCTCTCAACGGTATGATCTGCCTGATGTGGTCTATAAAACCGAACCCGCTAAATGGCAAGCAGTGGCCAACGAAGTCGAAGAACTCTATCAACAGGGTCGGCCTATTCTCGTGGGAACTACCAGCGTTGAAAAATCAGAGGTCATTGCTTCCTTACTACGACAAAAAAATATTCCCCATAATATCCTTAATGCTCGACCAGAGAACGTCGAACGGGAATCAGAAATTGTCGCCCAAGCAGGACGAAAAGGGGCTGTTACCATCGCTACCAACATGGCAGGACGGGGAACGGATATCATTTTAGGGGGGAACTCTGACTACATGGCCCGTCTGAAAATTCGGGAATACCTTATGCCTCAGATCGTGATGCCAGAAGATGATAACCTAATGGCCGGCGGAATGGGGGGAAATAGTCGTCGTCCTCAAGGGTTTGGCAAGGATAAGAAGAAGAAAAAATGGCAACCTTCAGCAGATATTTTCCCTACTAAACTGTCAGAAGGGACGGAAAATTTGATCAAAGAAGCGGTTAAATTGGCCGTGACAGAATATGGACAGCAAAGCTTGTCTGAATTAGAAGCAGAAGAAAAAATCGCTATTGCGTCAGAAAATGCCCCCACAGATGATCTCGTAATTCAAAAATTACGGGAAGTCTATAAGGCCATTCGCAAAGAATATGACGCATTGACGGATAAAGAACATGATGAAGTGGTGGAATCAGGGGGACTTCATGTGATGGGAACGGAACGTCACGAGTCCCGTCGGATTGATAACCAGTTACGGGGACGGGCCGGACGACAAGGAGACCCAGGATCAACCAAATTCTTCTTAAGTTTAGAAGATAATTTGTTAAGAATCTTTGGCGGCGATCGCGTGGCCGGTTTAATGAATGCCTTCCGGGTTGAAGAAGATATGCCGATTGAATCGAAAATGTTAACCCGTTCCCTGGAAGGGGCCCAGAAAAAGGTGGAAACCTTTTACTATGACACCCGTAAACAGGTTTTTGAATATGATGAGGTGATGAATAACCAACGTCGGGCCATTTATGCGGAACGTCGTCGGGTATTAGAAGGGTTAGATCTCAAAGAACAAGTGTTGCAATATGCAGAAAAGACAATGGATGAAATTGTTGATGCTTACGTTAACCCTGAATTACCCCCCGAAGAATGGGACGTGGAAAATCTGGTGAATAAGGTCAAAGAATTCGTTTATCTCCTGCAAGATCTTACGGCAAAAGAGATGGAAGATATGACGGTAAGTGAAATGAAGATCTTTCTCCATGAAGAGGTTCGCAAAGCCTACGATCTTAAAGAGGATGAAGTGGATAAGGTACGTCCTGGTTTGATGCGAGAGGCCGAACGCTTCTTTATTTTGCAACAAATTGATACTTTATGGCGGGAACATTTACAGTCAATGGATGCCTTACGGGAGTCCATTGGGTTACGAGGATACGGACAAAAAGACCCCCTGATTGAATATAAACAGGAGGGTTATGAAATGTTCCTAGAGATGATGATTGATATTCGTCGCAATGTGGTCTATTCTCTGTTCCAGTTTCAACCCCAAGGACAACCTCAAGCGGTTTAA
- the metG gene encoding methionine--tRNA ligase, with protein MTPEKTNPLKFALTTPLYYVNGVPHIGSAYTTMIADVIARHKRLRGEKILLITGTDEHGQKIQRTAQEKGIPPQEHCDQMVASFESLWDKLDIQYDRFSRTTAPRHQAIVNEFWQRVEKNDDIYLAQQQGWYCVPCEEFKEKRELLENGCCPLHPNKKAEWRDEENYFFRLSKYQEKLEELYQKNPQFIEPESRRNEVINFVSQGLQDFSISRVNVEWGFPVPGNPKHTIYVWFDALLAYVTALLEPEQDPTLENALAHWWPINLHLIGKDILRFHAVYWPAMLMSAKLPLPQKIFGHGFLTKDGQKMGKSLGNTLDPFKLVDNYGADGLRYYFLKEIECGKDGDFNETRFVNILNADLANDLGNLLNRTLGMIQKYCQGSLSALTAADLPQGHTLKTIGLDLGERVIKTYETLKFNEGCEEILTLIRAGNKFIDEQAPWRLYKEGKQSEVERILYAVLESVRLAAYLLAPIIPNLSGKIYQQLGFSIDFNQGDRLAQIAPFNHHSQWGKITANQNLPKPQPIFAKLELPSEESS; from the coding sequence ATGACCCCAGAAAAGACAAACCCTTTAAAATTTGCCCTGACGACCCCTTTGTATTATGTAAACGGAGTCCCTCACATTGGTAGTGCCTATACAACGATGATTGCGGATGTTATCGCTCGTCATAAGCGGTTAAGAGGGGAAAAAATTCTTCTAATCACTGGAACCGACGAACATGGGCAGAAAATCCAACGAACAGCCCAAGAAAAAGGAATCCCCCCCCAAGAACATTGCGATCAGATGGTGGCCAGTTTCGAGTCCTTATGGGACAAATTAGACATTCAATATGATCGCTTTAGTCGCACAACTGCCCCCCGTCATCAAGCTATTGTCAATGAATTTTGGCAACGGGTTGAGAAGAATGACGACATCTATTTAGCCCAACAACAGGGTTGGTATTGTGTCCCTTGCGAAGAATTTAAAGAAAAACGGGAATTATTAGAGAATGGGTGTTGTCCCCTACATCCCAATAAAAAAGCCGAATGGCGTGATGAAGAAAACTATTTTTTTAGATTATCCAAATATCAAGAAAAACTGGAAGAACTCTATCAAAAAAATCCCCAATTTATTGAACCAGAAAGTCGTCGCAATGAAGTCATAAACTTTGTCAGTCAAGGATTACAAGATTTCTCCATTTCTCGCGTCAATGTCGAATGGGGGTTTCCTGTTCCTGGCAACCCCAAACATACCATTTATGTGTGGTTTGACGCGCTTTTAGCCTATGTTACCGCCTTACTCGAACCAGAACAAGACCCCACCTTAGAGAATGCTCTTGCTCATTGGTGGCCGATTAATTTGCATTTAATTGGTAAAGATATTTTACGATTTCATGCTGTGTATTGGCCTGCCATGTTAATGTCAGCCAAACTGCCCTTACCCCAAAAAATATTTGGTCATGGGTTTCTAACAAAAGATGGACAAAAAATGGGAAAAAGCTTAGGAAATACCCTAGATCCATTTAAGTTGGTAGATAATTATGGTGCGGATGGTCTGCGCTACTATTTCTTAAAAGAGATAGAATGTGGGAAGGATGGTGATTTTAATGAAACCCGTTTTGTTAATATCCTTAACGCGGATTTAGCCAATGACTTAGGGAATCTTCTGAATCGTACCTTAGGGATGATTCAAAAATACTGTCAAGGCTCATTGTCTGCTTTGACCGCAGCCGATTTACCCCAAGGACATACCCTAAAAACCATTGGTTTAGATCTAGGGGAACGAGTGATTAAAACCTATGAAACCCTGAAATTTAATGAGGGATGTGAGGAGATTTTAACGTTAATTCGGGCCGGTAATAAATTCATTGATGAACAGGCCCCTTGGCGTTTATACAAAGAGGGAAAACAGTCCGAAGTGGAAAGGATTCTATACGCCGTGTTAGAATCAGTGCGCCTTGCTGCTTATTTACTCGCTCCTATTATTCCTAATCTCAGTGGCAAAATCTACCAACAATTAGGTTTTTCTATAGACTTTAATCAAGGCGATCGCCTCGCTCAGATTGCACCCTTTAACCACCATAGTCAATGGGGGAAAATTACCGCCAATCAAAACCTACCCAAACCCCAGCCCATCTTTGCGAAACTTGAGCTTCCATCGGAGGAAAGCTCTTAA
- a CDS encoding NYN domain-containing protein has product MFDDFEDDSIFTPEQVLENRGRVAIFIDGSNLFYAALQLGIEIDYTKLLYRLTGGSRLLRAFFYTGVDRSNEKQQGFLLWMRRNGYRVIAKDLVQLPDGSKKANLDVEIAVDLMALVGAYDTAVIVSGDGDLAYAADAVSYRGARIEVVSLRSMTSDSLINVADRYIDLDQIKEDIQKNPKPNLSYNSYSGVGVLDQNKQR; this is encoded by the coding sequence ATGTTTGACGATTTTGAAGATGATTCCATTTTTACGCCAGAACAAGTATTAGAAAATCGCGGACGGGTTGCTATTTTTATCGATGGCTCTAACTTATTCTATGCTGCGTTACAGTTAGGCATCGAGATTGATTATACCAAGCTTCTTTATCGCCTCACCGGAGGATCTCGTTTATTAAGAGCCTTTTTCTACACAGGGGTAGATCGTAGCAACGAAAAACAACAAGGGTTCTTGCTGTGGATGCGACGCAATGGCTATCGTGTTATTGCCAAAGATTTAGTGCAACTACCTGACGGTTCCAAAAAAGCCAATTTAGATGTAGAAATTGCCGTTGATTTAATGGCCTTAGTGGGGGCCTATGATACGGCCGTGATCGTCAGTGGAGACGGAGATTTGGCCTATGCTGCTGATGCGGTGAGTTATCGCGGGGCCCGCATTGAAGTGGTTAGTCTTCGTTCCATGACCAGTGATAGTCTAATTAATGTGGCTGATCGCTACATTGATCTTGATCAAATCAAAGAAGATATCCAAAAAAACCCCAAACCTAATTTGTCTTATAACAGTTATTCCGGGGTTGGTGTTCTCGATCAAAATAAGCAACGATAG